The region GCCTTTGTCACTACTTTCATTCTTGGAATTGTAATTTGGATTTTCTTAATTCAAAACCCTGAGGTGCATACATTACTATAATAAACCTCCTGCATATGGATCATAAAGAATCTTTTGAGTCATCTCCAGAAACAGAACTTCAAGTATTTTTCTGGCAGTGGATGAGACAGCCTCTGTTCCAGGAATAcatcaaatcaatcaatcaatcaatcaatcaatcaatcattcattcatattcagtaactgctttattctggtcaggacCACAATACTGCCAGTCTATGCAGATATGTGAATTATTTGGTATTTTTGTGTATACATGACGTCAAATGACAACATAGATGTATAATATGCACTTCTGAGCACCAGGCACTTTAAGGAGAGCTAATGCGGCCACAGAAGAGAATACTCGTTCACACAGGAAAAATTTAGTGTAACCAATCTGCCTATCTGCAAGTTAGGCAATTTAAGGTGAGCTGTAGCGACCACAGAAGAGAATGCTTCGGGTTGGTTTGTGTTGAATGAAAAAGAGGAAGGGATGGTCAGCCATAAAGCGCTCTGGTGGAAGCATGGCACAACGCATCATCATGACAGCTGCAGTAGCTGCAGCTGCTTCAGTGCCTTCTTCAGTTACATCTACAAATGACTTATGCACCACCTTGGAGAGCACCAAATCATCGCAAGGTGACATGCCTGAAAAATCACACTTGCTCAGGTCAAAGGCATCTACCATGCCCATGCTGATGAGGAGCTTCTTCAGGTCATAGGTTTGCTCCAGTTTGAACCGTGGTAGAGTGACTTGCACCTCCACAGTGTCCATCATATCAGGCCGTGTCCACTCCATGTACTTCTCATAGGTGAGATGTTTCTCAAGCTgagatatatttacatatacacacacagaatataaaaGTTAATTTTATACATAGTTTAAGTAGATTTACAAAGCATTGCAATTTAGTATTTACCTTCTCAAGGCCAGTGGTATAATCTTCAATCTCAATAGGTAGCATAATTAGCATGCTGAGCTCCTGGCCCACATATGGCATTTCAAGAATCTTACACTGCATCTCGGGAATAAATGCCAGGGGAAACCTTGCCTTCTGATTCATCATTGGCACTGGTTTAGTTGCTTTCTGCATGTAATCAaatatgaaaacacattaaagtaCATTCTTTAGCATTAATCTGAATAAAAGAGAGGGAAAAGCACAATTCACAAAAGTGCATGACAGATCAACAGTGTTTTGACATGCTGTGATTTTTAACTGTAGCATTTTTACTTCCACAGGAGAGGACAAGTACACAGAGGAGGACATAATAGAACTGCATACAACTGCACAATAGAGGACATGAAAGAGGAGAGGAAACCACATTTTTATCAGTATGTTTTATCACCTTGTTCAACCTGAAAGGAAGCTCCTTTGTTCCCTGTAGCTTAAACTGCTTCTCCCAGTTGCACTTGAAATAGATGGCATTGACCAAGACAAGTCTGGTCAAATTGTCAAGTACTCCTTGTGCCAGCAAGTTCTTGATCTTATCTTTAATggacatttaaatttataaaagaCATTGTTAAGCAGACACAACATTAATAAAGCATCACTGCATGAGAAGAACACATTTTCGGATAGTACAGTTAAATAGAACATACTATAACATAAtactaaaagaagaagaagaagtagtagTCGATTTTCTGAAGGTCAaagatacacacatatatatatatatatatatatatacatatatacatacatatatatacatacatatatatatacatatatatatacatacatatatatacatacatatacatatatatatatatatatatatatatatatatatatatatatatatatatatatatatatatatatatatatatacttttttaaagtactaaccttttgtttgtttctccacCCAGTTATTAATTTTGACACGTGAAGCTTCAAAATTAGATTTAAAGTCAACACTTTCCAGCTCTGCAttgtagtgtgtttttgtgtcactcagaaatttctgttttaaaaaaagaagatcaatttaaaatttgatttacatggatttttttgttttgaattgcTGTAGAATAAATTCAACTGAGCTGAGTGTAAATTATGGGACAATCGACTATcttgtgattatttttctatagttGCTATTGGGCGCCGGGCAGTTGTTAAAGGCATTGCATAAGTAGcataatttacatatatattcaaCTTCTGCTATTTCTTCGTTGACTGACTGATTTGTCTCCTTTATCTTCAatctaataattctaataatatatatgatttttttttttttttttttatgtaaggCTACTATTTTGCATTAGCAAAGATGTAGATCATAGTGTATATGGGTCATTTTGTATTCAGACATCTCACCTCCACAAATTGGTAGGTCTGCTCTCCATAAAGCCTATTGGCCAGGCTGAGGGTATATGGAGTTCCTGCTTTGTTCAGTTCACTCATCAGTTTTTTGAAGCTGACATGGATATCATCCTTGGCTGTGTGGTGGTGAAGAGTCTGGGTATTATGGAAGAAGATATAATTCAAATTACCATCTTTGGTAATACATAATCTTTGTATGTAAAAATGAACTCCATCCTGAGAGTTCTCCATTTTGGAGTGACACAATAAATCAtgagtaaataagtaaacaagTGAAAACTGTTGTTCATATGcatgatacatttttattatgtaaGCTGTGTAGTATGAACGCGAAGAAAGCAGGGCAGCACTGGATCCTGGTTATCCACCACCGAGGAGAAGCACTTATATGTATACCATGAACTACCATCACCAATGTTATTGCCAAAATTATGCCTTTTCCCCCATGGATGTTAGTGACCCAACTGAGTACTTGCAACCAATAACCTTTTGTAAAGCCGCTGGTAACTGGAACTTCTGAGTTTGTTGTGCAGACTTAGGCTTCTCTGCTTTGTTGAAGCACAAGACCTACAGCAACATATTAGTCATTAGAATTGCAAAAATCTTTTCACTGCATCCATCAGGTGTTTTTCTGAGCATTAATAGTATTTGTGCTAAACTTTCCCATGGTTCATGATGATCTAAGCATTGCGCAAATGGTCTTGTATAAACAAGCAAACTTATGATGCAATGCAACTAAGGAGTGGCTTGTAAAATATCATCCATCAACTTCTTGTGAAAGAAAGGGTTCCGAGTAATCACTTGCAATATGTAGCTACAAGCTGGAACAGTGGCACATTCTGGGAAACTTTTCCATTGCCCAAAGAAAAATCTGATTCATTGCTGTGTGAAGAGTCTTGCTTATGTGCATAACAACTGCCATCACTCGTTCCCACAAACTGCTGCACAGGGTTGAGAAATGGAGAAAGGTTATATTCATGTATCATGTTAATATACCATATGGGTGAATTTCCACCATATTCACCACACTCACCATGGGTCCTGTAGTAttttgctaaatgctggaaatggaaaaaataaataaagaaataaaaataccctcagatctaccagcactgcttgactggtcccactatctctcagggtaagaggatGGTATACAaaacttttctgttctggcactgaggtgttggaatgaacttcccctaggggtgcggacagctgagtcactggcttcAAATCTTCAAATGGTGGCTGAAGACCTGCTTCTttatgaaatacttgaacttgCACTTTTTCCCTTGTTGTacgtgtgtggaaaaaaaaaaggaaaaaatttaaatgattgttttaCGCTCATGGTATCTAAAGGCTGTATAAGGCTGTCTCTCTGGATAATGTAAATGTTCCTTCTTTATAATTACAGTAAACAAATTGAATCCAGTCAAATCAAAAGAAGGTGGCCAAGCTGAGGGAGCAACTAAATTGAGTCCCAATTTAGAAGAAATAATGCTGATTAAATGGAAATGCCTTTGTATCACTGGTTCCTGGTGTCCTGCACATTTTAGTACTGTATTTTACCCGGTTTATCACACCCACTTTAATAGAGAAAGTGTTGTTAATTATCTGATTAGTTAAATCAGATTTGTCtggaaaaacactaaaatatagCAGCAGGTAATAGCAGCAGGTATTACAGGACCAGGGTTGGGAACATGtcgtcttcttctttcggcttttcccttcaggggtcgccacagcgaatcatctctctccacctaaccctatcttctgcatcctcaacacttgcacccactagcttaaaatcctcattaattacatccatatacctcctctttggccttcctctttgcctcctgcctggcagctccatgtccaacattctcctaccaatatactcactctccctcctctgaacatgtccaaaccatcttaatctcgcctccctaactttgtcccccaaacgtccaacatgggctgtccctctgatgtactcgttcctaatcctgtccaatcttgtcacacccaaagagaacctcaacatcttcagttcggctacctcaagctctgactcctgtctcttcttcagtgacactgtctctaaaccatacagcacggccggtctcaccactgtcctgtacaccttccccttgattcttgctgatattttcctatcacacagaactcctgacacctttctccacccactccaacctgcctgcactcgcttctttacttctttcccactctctccattactctggactgttgaccccaagtacttaaactcctgtaccttcttcacctcttcaccctgtaaccttactgttccacttccctccctttcattcacacacatgtactcagtcttactacgactgactttcattcctcttctctccagcgcaaacctccacctctccaggttttcctccacctgctccctgctctcactacagatcacaatgtcatctgcaaacatcatcgtccaaggagactcctgtctgacctcctctgacaactggtccatcactatagcaaacaggaaggggc is a window of Tachysurus vachellii isolate PV-2020 chromosome 3, HZAU_Pvac_v1, whole genome shotgun sequence DNA encoding:
- the LOC132843251 gene encoding leukocyte elastase inhibitor-like isoform X1, giving the protein MDSVSMANNNFALHLFKKIKEDNKTNNIFYSPLSISSALSMVSLGAAGNTATQMSEVLCFNKAEKPKSAQQTQKFQLPAALQKTLHHHTAKDDIHVSFKKLMSELNKAGTPYTLSLANRLYGEQTYQFVEKFLSDTKTHYNAELESVDFKSNFEASRVKINNWVEKQTKDKIKNLLAQGVLDNLTRLVLVNAIYFKCNWEKQFKLQGTKELPFRLNKKATKPVPMMNQKARFPLAFIPEMQCKILEMPYVGQELSMLIMLPIEIEDYTTGLEKLEKHLTYEKYMEWTRPDMMDTVEVQVTLPRFKLEQTYDLKKLLISMGMVDAFDLSKCDFSGMSPCDDLVLSKVVHKSFVDVTEEGTEAAAATAAVMMMRCAMLPPERFMADHPFLFFIQHKPTRSILFCGRYSSP
- the LOC132843251 gene encoding leukocyte elastase inhibitor-like isoform X2 encodes the protein MDSVSMANNNFALHLFKKIKEDNKTNNIFYSPLSISSALSMVSLGAAGNTATQMSETLHHHTAKDDIHVSFKKLMSELNKAGTPYTLSLANRLYGEQTYQFVEKFLSDTKTHYNAELESVDFKSNFEASRVKINNWVEKQTKDKIKNLLAQGVLDNLTRLVLVNAIYFKCNWEKQFKLQGTKELPFRLNKKATKPVPMMNQKARFPLAFIPEMQCKILEMPYVGQELSMLIMLPIEIEDYTTGLEKLEKHLTYEKYMEWTRPDMMDTVEVQVTLPRFKLEQTYDLKKLLISMGMVDAFDLSKCDFSGMSPCDDLVLSKVVHKSFVDVTEEGTEAAAATAAVMMMRCAMLPPERFMADHPFLFFIQHKPTRSILFCGRYSSP